The segment TATCTTAATGCTTTAGATACAATGGCAGAAGAAGTTAAGGAACGTTTGCCAGAAACCTTATATCCTCTCAAGATTATTAAGACGATTAATGAATATTTGTTTAAGGATTTGAAGTTTAGAGGAAATACCAGTGATTATTATGATCCTGATAATAGCTATCTCAATCAAGTGATTGACAGACGAACAGGGATTCCTATTACATTAGCTATTATTTATTTAGAAATTGCTAAACGGCTTAATTTTTCGATGGTAGGAATTGGAATGCCAGGACATTTTATCATTCGTCCTGATTTTGAAGAGGTGGGAATTTTTGTTGATGTTTTTAACCAAGGGGAAATTTTATTTGAACAAGACTGTATCCAAAAACTCAGCGAAGTTTACCAACAACCGATGAAATTAGAACCTCATTTTCTTGAACCGGTTAGTAATCGGCAAATTTTAGCCAGAATGCTCACAAATTTAAAATATATTTATATTAATGCTGAAAAATATCCCAAGGTTCTGAGAATTATTGAACTGCTTCTTATCATCTTTCCTAATCATCCCTTAGAACTGCGCGATCGCGGTTTATTATATTATCATCTGGGACAATGGCAACAAGCCACCAAGGATCTCAATTTATACTTAGCGATGTTACCCACGGCTCAAGATGCTCATGCCATCCGTGAACTTTTGCAAAAAATTCGTTAAACTATTAATGATTCCCTATTGTCTATCCCTTTAAAAAAGCTGTGTTTTTTAGTGTCGTCATCCCTACCTATAACCGTAAACCGATTTTAGAAAAATGTTTACGAGCCTTAGAAAAGCAACAGTTAAGCGATCATAAAGTCACTGACTATGAAGTGGTTTTAGTTGATGATGGATCAACCGATGGAACCCTAGAATGGTTAACAGAACATAGCGCAGAATTTCCCCATGTCCGTCCTTTTGTCCAAAACCATCTTGGTCCCGCAGCAGCTAGAAATTTAGGGGTAGAAAAAGCTCAAGGGGATACGATTATTTTTATTGATAGTGATCTGGTAGTAACAGAACAATTCTTACAGTCCCATGCTGATGCTTTAGTTGACGGAAAAGAAAAATTAGGGGATGATCGACTATTTACCTATGGTGCAGTGATTAATACTTGTAACTTTGATAACCCGACTTCAGAACCTTACAAAATCACGGATTTTTCAGCAGCCTATTTTGCAACCGGGAATGTCGCAATTGATCGGAAATGGTTAGAAAAAGTGGGACTATTTGATACAGGGTTTCAACTCTATGGGTGGGAAGATTTAGAGTTAGGCGTTCGTCTCAAAAAATTAGGTTTAAAGTTAATTAAATGTCCTGAAGCGGTAGGTTATCATTGGCATCCTCCCTTTAGTTTAGCTGACATTCCTAACCTGATTGACAAGGAAATTCAACGGGGAAGAATGGGGGTATTATTCTATCAAAAACATCCCACATTTGAAGTCAGATTAATGATTCAAATGACGTTATTACATCGCGTTTTATGGGGAATTTTGTCGTTAGGAGGAATGTTAAATGAACGGACGCTTGCACCGTTTTTACAGTGGTTAATTGATCAAGGTAAACCTCAATTAGCCTTAGAAGTGGCTCGAATTTTTCTCAATTGGTATAACGTTAAAGGGGTTTATTCTGCCTATCGAGAATTACAAACCTAGCGTTTAAAAGATACTCCCAATCTAAGCAAAACTAGCTACTTCTACAGGACGTTCAACCGCCAAAATTTGGCGATTTCGCTTAATTTCTTGTATTTTATGTAGGGTTTGAGCACTTAGATAACTTTCACCACAATGGGGACAACTGACAAGCGGAATATTTTCTACGATCAGTAGATCTTTTCCTTTACCATAAGCCCTAGAAATTAGGCGAATTTTTACACCATCGATTCCACAAATATCACAAATCATGTTTTTTCTTTGAGCTTCTATACAGTATACACTGTAATAATAACAACTTTTCCAGTTGGACTTAGTTTAACTATAATTTCAACTTCTTCACCATCAAGAGTTCTTCCTCGAAAATGATGGGTTACTTTGATGACTTATTCTCCATAATGCGTCTTTGCACGGTGAATATAAACTAGCTTTTGTGTCTCGTCAATGGTATAAATAATTCTATCTTGATAAGATAAACGAAGGGAAAAGAAACCAACAAGATCTCCGACAAGCTTTTTACCGCTATAAGGGTTAATACTCAGGGTATCTTCAATAATTTTTTTGAGTTTTTGTTTTAATTTTGGAGTAAGTTTAGCAATATCTTTTTTAGCTTCCTTGGTAAAACGGACTTCGTAAACCATTAATCAATGTCTCCTAATACTTCCTCTAGGGAATAGGTTTCATTATTGGTGATTTGTTTTAGAGATCTTTGTAAGCTTTCTCTTAACCCAGGAATTGACAATAATTCAATGGTTTCTTGTAAACTTTCATAGCTTTTTTGTGAGATTAAAATAGCCGAACCATCAGTCATCTCTATTTCATAACTTTGGTTTTCTTGGGTGACTGATTTAACTAGGTTTATTAAGTTTTCTTGAGCATCACTAATGGTGAGTTTTTCCATATTTTTTAGATCTCTTATTTATTATCAGTTTACTACACAATTTAAAGTATAGTAAGTTCCCTGCTCGTGAGGTACAACGTAGGGGCGTGGTTTCCACGCCCGTAAACCATCTAGGGGTTAAGTGTACTTCCATTGTAGTCTTTTAGTGCGTATTGCTACAGGCTTGATCTTATTAATAAATATTTTTGTACTAATTATAATTAATTAACAAAATCGATCCGCCTAACGGCGGAAAAACAGGAAGAATAGAGGGCAAAAGAACAAAAGAACAAAGGGCTAAAAAGTCCTGGGGGGCGCACAAACAACTCGCACACCGACATTAGAGAGGTAGTCGCGAGGGAGGCCGTAGAGGTTGCGGAAGGCGCAACGGCAAGCATTAGGAATGTAGTTGCAAGAACCGCCGCGTAGTATCTTTGTAGTATCATTGTCACTAGAAGTCCAAGCACTACCATCTCTGGGTGCACCTTGATAGTTTGCATGATAATCATCCAGACACCATTGCCAGACATTACCGTGCATATCGTATAAACCAAAAGCATTAGGGGAAAATTGACCGACAGGTGTCGTTTCTTGCCTATATTGCCCCTTGGGTTCGTCAGCATAAACATAGTTGCCATCATAATTAGCTAAATCTGTGGTTATCGTCTCTCCACGGTAAAACGGTAGGTTATATTTCTGATTCCATTCTTCTATTGCTAACTCTTCACTGATAACTGATAACTGATAACTGTTAACTGACCTACAAGCATACTCCCATTGTGCCTCTGAGGGTAGTTGATAGTCCTTTCCTGTCTCCCTAGACAGTCGCTGACAAAACTCCACTGCTTCATACCAATTAACGCATTCTACGGGTCTATTATCCCCTGTAAAATGGGAAGGGTTCGGGTTAAGATCGATATTAACTTTATCTAAAACCGCGATCGCTTGCCATTGCTTTTGAGTAATGGGATATTTCCCCATAAAAAAGAGCGAAACAGTCACTTGATGTTGGGGTTTTTCATTTCTAAACCAGTCAGTATCATATTGTTTACAGAGTCTTTCTATTTCGGGATTATCCGTTCCCATCCAAAAACTCCCCCCAGGAATAGAAACCATCTCTAAAATAAAATTATTACCTAAAGTTTCTTTAAAATACTCTGCTGTACCCGTAGTTCGACTAATTTCCTCACCGCGACTATTAACGGTAATAATATCAAAGAAAAATCGATTTTCCGACTGTTGCTGTTCAAATTCAATAACAATCTTTTCCAAGTCAGACGGTTGTAATTTGTAATAAGTTTCTAGTTGTTTTAAATCATCGATCGCTGCTTGAGTTAAAGGATATTGTTGTGCTGCGTAGTGGGTAAAGGCTTTTTTATACTTATCAAGATTTTTTTGATAGTCCTGATAGGGTTTTAATACGGCTGTTTCAATGGTTTCAACTTCTATATCGCTTAACCCTACTTCTGTTTGTAAATCCTTGAGAATGAGTTGAGCCGCAAAAGAAATCTGACCATTAATAACTAATTCTTGAACTTTTTGATGATATTGATTTAAGGAGGCTTTTTTCTTTGCTTCTTGTTCTTTTTGTTGACGTTTTGTCATTAAATCTGTAGCAGAACGTTGAATACCTTGACTAACATTCAAAAATGCCTCATCTTGATTCTTCCAAGAAGTAATAGGGGCAGCATCTTTCGGTAAAAATTGCAACTTACCAAAGGGGGCATTTTTCCAATTCACGGGACGTAAAATAACAGGAATAACCACGACTTCCCCTGCATTGTGCCGTTCCATTGCTACTTTAATTTCGATATCCCAACAATATTCAGAAGCAATAAAATCAGCACTAATTAGCAAGAGAATAATATCTGCTTTTCTGAGATTATCATCAATTTGATGATCCCATTCCTCTCCCAGCAAAATCTTGTGATCGTGCCAATTGCTAATAATTTTTTCCCGTTCTAGTATTTTGAGATGTTTTTCCAATTCATCCCGTAGCGGTTCATCTTTGTGGGAATAGGAAAAAAAGAGGGTTAATGCAGGTTGTCCCATATTCTAGTGGATTGAGGGCGATCGCTTGGACAATACGACTATTATAATAGCATTTTAGACTTGGTATATGAGGGTTTATCCTAAAATAACACAGAACTATTTAAGCAACTTTTGTAACCAATTCCAGCATTTAACCACCCATTCTTCTACCCATAATATAATGCGATCAAGCCATTCTAAAATATGAACTAAGGGATGTTTAACATAACCCGTTGATTTAGCTTTAGTTTCGATCCAATCAGGTAATATATCTGGAGAATTATCCTGATGTTCAAGTTTATTTAATGAAGTCGAAGACAGGGAAACGTTACTAACTGATCTTTCTATTTTTTCCTCTGTTACTATTTCGTGATGGACAGTTTGACGCTTTTTAATTGCTTTAGGCTCATTTTGACGTTTAAGTTGACGCTTTAAGCGTTTTTTTTCGGATTTTCGAGGTTTAGGTGGTAAATTAGACGATTGAAGTAACGCAGGAGGAGAGAGAGAAACAGAGGGATGGGGAGATTTTGCCGAAAGTTCTTGATATAAATCATCCCAAGATAACCAAGGATCATCTAGAGGTTTATAGGCTAATTTTTGTGATGGTAAACTATAATTAGATGAAGAACTTTGTTGTAATTTTGTATTAACAGAAGTTTGACCAAAAAAGTAATCAATTGCAGCAAAAATCAACATCTTTATAGCAAAAGGATTTCCCGTTTGATCCTGCAAAGATTCCTTGGCTTGTTTCTCTAATTTATCTCCCCATTCTTTTACGGGTTTCACTAAAGATTCAAGGGGAATTTGATCAACTAATTCCCTTAAATTAACCGAATAGGGAAGCACTTGTAAGGCTGATTCTTGAGAAGTTAAAGCTTTTTTAGTTTCGGTTTTATCTAAGTCATTAATAGTTTGTTGAATCAACATTTTTATGTCTTGTAAAGATGACTCAAAATCAACATTAATCATCTCTATTTCTTGAGGACTAACCCCTAGGGAAGATTCCTCAAATAGATTAAGTTTAATCGCAACTGGACTGGTTTGAACCCACCGCATTGTTTGCCAAAATAATCGAATAGGTGGTAACACATTGTTAGAAGCATTAGAAAAGCTAGAAATTAAACCAGGAGTTATTCGAGTCTGATGGTATTTTAAGCGATTTTCATAGTAATAATTAGCCGTTTCTAATCGAATATGATTTTCCAGGGTTTTTTGCTGACTAAAGGACAAAAGATCAAGGGTTTGATTATCTTTACTGACTAAAACCAGATGACGATTTTCTAAGAGATTAGCAATTCCTTGAAAGGTTAACTTAGGAGTAATTTGATGATCATTTTCCTCTTCCGTTGTCAGCAATAAAGGGTCAATTTCTTGTAAAATGCGATTAATCGGGCGATCGCTCTCTAAAAAAA is part of the Rippkaea orientalis PCC 8801 genome and harbors:
- a CDS encoding SirB1 family protein; amino-acid sequence: MEYFCQEINQPDDQINLAKAALYFAQEEYPTLDVEDYLNALDTMAEEVKERLPETLYPLKIIKTINEYLFKDLKFRGNTSDYYDPDNSYLNQVIDRRTGIPITLAIIYLEIAKRLNFSMVGIGMPGHFIIRPDFEEVGIFVDVFNQGEILFEQDCIQKLSEVYQQPMKLEPHFLEPVSNRQILARMLTNLKYIYINAEKYPKVLRIIELLLIIFPNHPLELRDRGLLYYHLGQWQQATKDLNLYLAMLPTAQDAHAIRELLQKIR
- a CDS encoding glycosyltransferase family 2 protein, with translation MFFSVVIPTYNRKPILEKCLRALEKQQLSDHKVTDYEVVLVDDGSTDGTLEWLTEHSAEFPHVRPFVQNHLGPAAARNLGVEKAQGDTIIFIDSDLVVTEQFLQSHADALVDGKEKLGDDRLFTYGAVINTCNFDNPTSEPYKITDFSAAYFATGNVAIDRKWLEKVGLFDTGFQLYGWEDLELGVRLKKLGLKLIKCPEAVGYHWHPPFSLADIPNLIDKEIQRGRMGVLFYQKHPTFEVRLMIQMTLLHRVLWGILSLGGMLNERTLAPFLQWLIDQGKPQLALEVARIFLNWYNVKGVYSAYRELQT
- a CDS encoding YgiT-type zinc finger protein, with amino-acid sequence MICDICGIDGVKIRLISRAYGKGKDLLIVENIPLVSCPHCGESYLSAQTLHKIQEIKRNRQILAVERPVEVASFA
- a CDS encoding type II toxin-antitoxin system RelE family toxin; its protein translation is MVYEVRFTKEAKKDIAKLTPKLKQKLKKIIEDTLSINPYSGKKLVGDLVGFFSLRLSYQDRIIYTIDETQKLVYIHRAKTHYGE
- a CDS encoding type II toxin-antitoxin system Phd/YefM family antitoxin, yielding MEKLTISDAQENLINLVKSVTQENQSYEIEMTDGSAILISQKSYESLQETIELLSIPGLRESLQRSLKQITNNETYSLEEVLGDID
- a CDS encoding SUMF1/EgtB/PvdO family nonheme iron enzyme; the protein is MGQPALTLFFSYSHKDEPLRDELEKHLKILEREKIISNWHDHKILLGEEWDHQIDDNLRKADIILLLISADFIASEYCWDIEIKVAMERHNAGEVVVIPVILRPVNWKNAPFGKLQFLPKDAAPITSWKNQDEAFLNVSQGIQRSATDLMTKRQQKEQEAKKKASLNQYHQKVQELVINGQISFAAQLILKDLQTEVGLSDIEVETIETAVLKPYQDYQKNLDKYKKAFTHYAAQQYPLTQAAIDDLKQLETYYKLQPSDLEKIVIEFEQQQSENRFFFDIITVNSRGEEISRTTGTAEYFKETLGNNFILEMVSIPGGSFWMGTDNPEIERLCKQYDTDWFRNEKPQHQVTVSLFFMGKYPITQKQWQAIAVLDKVNIDLNPNPSHFTGDNRPVECVNWYEAVEFCQRLSRETGKDYQLPSEAQWEYACRSVNSYQLSVISEELAIEEWNQKYNLPFYRGETITTDLANYDGNYVYADEPKGQYRQETTPVGQFSPNAFGLYDMHGNVWQWCLDDYHANYQGAPRDGSAWTSSDNDTTKILRGGSCNYIPNACRCAFRNLYGLPRDYLSNVGVRVVCAPPRTF